In Dehalogenimonas etheniformans, one genomic interval encodes:
- a CDS encoding co-chaperone GroES: protein MAINVQPLQNFILVKPGKKEESRSGIIIPDTAQEKAQEGEVVAVGPGRLGKDNTREVMDVKVGDFVIYPKFGGTEVKVDGMDMVIMPENQVLAKKVY, encoded by the coding sequence ATGGCAATCAACGTGCAACCGCTGCAAAACTTCATCCTGGTGAAACCCGGTAAGAAGGAAGAAAGTCGCAGCGGCATCATCATCCCGGACACAGCCCAGGAAAAAGCCCAGGAAGGTGAAGTCGTCGCCGTAGGTCCCGGCCGACTGGGCAAAGACAACACCCGTGAGGTCATGGACGTAAAGGTCGGCGATTTCGTGATCTATCCCAAGTTCGGCGGCACTGAGGTCAAGGTTGACGGCATGGACATGGTTATCATGCCCGAAAATCAAGTCCTGGCCAAAAAAGTCTACTAA
- the tsaD gene encoding tRNA (adenosine(37)-N6)-threonylcarbamoyltransferase complex transferase subunit TsaD yields the protein MRVLGIETSCDETAAAVVENGIKILGNKVASQVDIHSRYGGVVPEVASRQHLLSIVPVLKECLRDASLTMEQIDALAVTCGPGLAGSLLVGVNFAKSIAMAAGKPLIGINHLEGHIYANWLTPGQTPRFPALALIVSGGHTDLVLMRDHGDYQLIGRTRDDAAGEAFDKAARLLNLGYPGGPVIEKAAKSGKVTLKLPKGIIPGSFDFSFSGLKTALYRLAETGQVASPNDAAASFQEAVVKILVKRTLAAAEEHGVNQILLAGGVAANSRLREKMIEDSPIPVSIPPLSLCTDNAAIIASCGYFHMVKGERSNLDLDVYPSMPFAWVNGLIRNFARP from the coding sequence ATGCGAGTTTTGGGTATAGAAACCTCCTGCGACGAGACAGCCGCTGCAGTGGTCGAGAACGGGATCAAAATCCTAGGCAACAAGGTCGCTTCCCAGGTGGACATCCATTCCCGCTACGGCGGCGTAGTGCCCGAAGTCGCCTCCCGGCAGCACCTCTTATCCATTGTGCCGGTGCTCAAAGAGTGCCTGAGGGACGCTTCTCTGACAATGGAACAGATCGACGCATTGGCGGTAACCTGCGGTCCCGGACTCGCCGGATCCCTGCTGGTCGGCGTCAATTTCGCCAAATCCATCGCGATGGCCGCCGGTAAACCGTTGATCGGGATCAACCACCTCGAAGGCCACATTTATGCCAATTGGTTGACCCCCGGCCAAACCCCGAGGTTCCCGGCGCTGGCGCTTATCGTTTCCGGTGGTCACACCGACCTGGTGTTGATGAGAGACCACGGCGATTATCAACTCATCGGCAGAACCAGGGATGACGCCGCCGGAGAAGCTTTCGACAAAGCCGCCCGGCTGCTGAACCTGGGCTATCCGGGCGGGCCGGTTATCGAGAAGGCGGCCAAATCGGGGAAAGTAACGCTGAAATTGCCAAAGGGGATCATCCCGGGCAGCTTCGATTTCAGCTTCTCAGGGCTCAAAACGGCGCTGTACCGGTTGGCCGAAACCGGTCAGGTTGCCTCTCCGAACGATGCCGCCGCCAGTTTTCAGGAGGCGGTGGTTAAAATATTGGTCAAGAGGACCCTGGCAGCGGCTGAAGAACACGGAGTTAATCAGATCCTGCTTGCCGGGGGTGTCGCCGCCAACAGCCGACTAAGGGAGAAGATGATTGAAGATTCCCCAATCCCTGTGTCGATTCCGCCGCTTTCATTATGCACCGATAATGCCGCCATAATCGCCAGTTGCGGTTATTTTCATATGGTTAAAGGCGAACGCTCGAACCTTGACCTGGACGTTTATCCCAGCATGCCCTTTGCCTGGGTAAACGGACTAATCCGGAATTTCGCCCGGCCGTGA